Proteins found in one Leucoraja erinacea ecotype New England chromosome 34, Leri_hhj_1, whole genome shotgun sequence genomic segment:
- the LOC129713008 gene encoding A disintegrin and metalloproteinase with thrombospondin motifs 14 isoform X4 codes for MQILASFSLSHWRKARGRRRRRVVFMLCIVDHLSNKLYQRTPILKVDEIYHDESLGTHINIVLVRVIMVGYRQSISLIERGNPSRSLEQVCRWAHTQQRSDPDHKEHHDHAIFLTRQDFGPAGMQGYAPVTGMCHSLRSCTLNHEDGFSSAFVVAHETGHVLGMEHDGQGNRCADETSMGSIMAPLVQAAFHRYHWSRCSKQELSRYITSYDCLLDDPFEHKWPVLPELPGISYSMDEQCRFDFGVGYQMCTAFRSFDPCKQLWCSHPDNPYFCKTKKGPPLDGTECAPGKWCFKGHCIWKSSDQLYSQDGNWSPWTKFGTCSRTCGGGVRFHSRQCSNPFPAYGGRDCFGPAYEYKICNSEDCPGQFEDFRAQQCQQRNSYYLHQNVKHTWLPYEHQNEAHKCELICQSKETGEVVFMNQVVHDGTRCSYTDPFSLCARGECVLVGCDKEVASFKQEDKCGVCAGDNAHCRTVKGTIVKTAKQIGMLKMFEIPAGARQIQIEETESSTNLISVKIQGTDHFILNAKGEHSKPKIFIEMGLEWEYSIESDKEILKSSGPLHASIIIYISPQGEDAKSNLMYKYVIHEDLLPVIGNNNVLLEETESYEWALKSWSQCSKACGGGIQYTKYGCRRKSDSKMMQKNFCDNNKKPKPIRRRCNVHECTQPSWLAEEWGFCSKTCGKLGIQVRVVQCTQYLNEGANRTVHTKYCVGDRPGSRRACNRTPCPAPWRTGAWSQCSVTCGEGFKQRQVVCRGSGVPSISHCVSEKPESVQACKLVQCNGKPSVFTPSLETTEQVTPQDQWVSQLVPEKLLLKTAAKEPCLGDKSVFCQLEILARYCSIPAYHKLCCDSCKKRSPTSAPPFSQATSETEDSKGTIHSSLSPQIMAKPTPHNQYATFRGITVKDEILPTTPTLGASTDSSDGFSTKVLAAESQGTTKSSGRRNTLNFASTFRLPPAQQVKLHTEVGGFDSTTPPQLFINSDKTLPCTTTWSDSWSSTDVTKQSRDDGESEEDMANRISSIST; via the exons gttgatgaaatCTACCATGACGAGTCGTTAGGTACGCACATCAACATAGTTTTGGTCAGGGTGATTATGGTAGGCTACAGACAG tCGATCAGTTTAATAGAGCGTGGGAATCCATCTCGGAGTTTAGAACAAGTCTGCCGGTGGGCCCATACTCAACAGCGCTCTGACCCAGATCACAAAGAGCATCACGATCATGCTATATTCCTTACCAGGCAAGATTTTGGTCCCGCAGGTATGCAAG GTTATGCTCCAGTGACAGGCATGTGCCATTCACTCCGAAGCTGTACCCTCAACCATGAAGATGGATTCTCTTCTGCATTTGTTGTCGCCCATGAAACTGGTCACGT TTTAGGAATGGAACATGACGGGCAAGGTAATCGCTGTGCTGATGAGACGAGTATGGGCAGCATCATGGCACCTCTGGTACAGGCTGCGTTCCATCGCTATCACTGGTCTCGCTGCAGCAAACAAGAACTCAGCCGCTATATAAC TTCCTATGATTGTCTACTGGATGATCCATTTGAACACAAGTGGCCAGTATTGCCAGAACTTCCAGGAATCAGTTACTCAATGGATGAGCAGTGCCGCTTTGATTTTGGAGTGGGCTACCAAATGTGTACAGCA TTTCGAAGCTTTGATCCCTGCAAGCAGTTATGGTGCAGCCATCCTGATAATCCTTACTTCTGTAAAACTAAAAAAGGCCCTCCACTAGATGGGACAGAATGTGCACCTGGAAAG TGGTGTTTCAAAGGTCACTGTATTTGGAAGAGTTCAGATCAGTTGTACAGTCAGGATGGAAACTGGAGTCCCTGGACAAAGTTTGGAACATGCTCAAGAACTTGTGGTGGTGGAGTGCGTTTCCATAGTCGACAGTGCAGCAACCCTTT CCCTGCCTATGGTGGCCGAGACTGCTTTGGCCCTGCTTATGAGTATAAGATCTGCAATTCTGAAGATTGCCCCGGGCAGTTTGAAGATTTTCGGGCTCAGCAGTGTCAACAAAGAAACTCGTATTATCTTCACCAAAACGTTAAACACACCTGGCTCCCTTATGAGCATCAAAATG AGGCTCATAAATGTGAACTGATTTGCCAGTCCAAGGAAACAGGAGAAGTGGTGTTCATGAACCAGGTTGTACACGATGGTACACGCTGCAGTTACACGGATCCCTTCAGTCTGTGTGCTCGAGGAGAATGTGTG CTTGTAGGCTGTGACAAAGAAGTGGCTTCTTTTAAGCAAGAAGATAAATGTGGTGTCTGTGCTGGTGATAATGCACATTGCCGAACTGTTAAAGGGACCATTGTCAAGACAGCCAAACAAATTG GGATGCTCAAAATGTTTGAAATACCAGCTGGCGCGAGACAAATTCAAATAGAAGAAACAGAATCATCCACAAATCTAATTT CTGTGAAGATTCAAGGAACCGATCATTTCATCCTCAATGCCAAAGGTGAACATTCAAAACCAAAGATATTTATCGAAATGGGTCTGGAATGGGAGTACTCGATAGAAAGTGACAAGGAAATACTTAAATCCAGTGGTCCACTGCATGCCAGCATAATTATTTAT ATTAGCCCACAAGGTGAAGATGCTAAATCCAATTTGATGTACAAGTATGTTATTCACGAAGATCTACTTCCTGTGATTGGCAACAACAATGTACTCCTGGAAGAGACTGAGAGTTACGAGTGGGCTTTGAAGAGTTGGTCCCAATGTTCGAAAGCCTGTGGAGGAG GTATTCAATATACAAAATATGGATGTCGACGAAAAAGTGACAGCAAAATGATGCAAAAGAATTTCTGTGATAACAATAAAAAACCGAAGCCTATAAGAAGACGATGCAACGTTCATGAATGCACACAGCCATC ATGGTTAGCAGAGGAATGGGGATTTTGTAGTAAAACCTGTGGAAAATTAGGAATCCAAGTAAGAGTTGTACAATGCACCCAATACCTTAACGAGGGCGCCAATAGAACAGTGCACACCAAGTACTGCGTCGGAGATCGCCCTGGCAGTCGGAGAGCATGTAATCGCACACCATGTCCAGCGCCGTGGCGGACAGGAGCTTGGTCTCAG TGCTCTGTGACTTGTGGCGAAGGTTTCAAGCAGCGGCAGGTGGTGTGCCGAGGCAGTGGTGTGCCGAGCATCAGCCATTGTGTGAGTGAAAAGCCGGAGAGTGTACAAGCCTGCAAACTGGTGCAGTGCAATG GAAAGCCTTCTGTTTTCACTCCAAGCTTGGAAACCACTGAGCAAGTTACTCCACAGGACCAGTGGGTGTCACAGCTCGTACCTGAGAAGCTTCTTCTTAAAACAGCAGCAA AGGAGCCATGTCTCGGTGATAAATCAGTTTTCTGTCAGTTGGAGATTTTGGCTCGATACTGTTCTATTCCTGCATATCATAAGTTGTGCTGCGATTCCTGCAAAAAGAGGAGCCCAACTTCAGCACCTCCTTTTTCTCAGGCAACCTCCGAAACTGAAGATTCTAAGGGCACCATCCATTCCAGTCTCAGTCCGCAAATAATGGCAAAGCCGACCCCTCACAACCAATATGCGACATTTAGAGGGATCACTGTGAAGGATGAGATTTTGCCAACAACTCCCACCTTGGGTGCCAGTACTGACAGCAGTGATGGATTTTCAACCAAGGTTCTCGCTGCAGAGTCTCAAGGAACTACCAAAAGTTCTGGTAGGCGAAATACTCTCAATTTTGCGAGTACATTCAGGTTGCCTCCTGCTCAACAGGTAAAACTACATACAGAGGTGGGCGGCTTTGACTCCACAACTCCTCCTCAGTTGTTTATAAATagtgacaagactttgccttgtaCAACTACCTGGAGTGATAGTTGGAGTTCAACAGATGTAACAAAACAGAGCAGGGATGATGGTGAATCCGAGGAAGACATGGCCAACAGAATCTCGTCCATCTCAACATAA